A single Desulfovibrio gilichinskyi DNA region contains:
- a CDS encoding response regulator → MSSDEFDIDEFLSEFVSECRDSMEFAVQDVLNLETKRDQESVDRIFRALHSVKGNASMFGLLNLSEFVHKVEDACSDIRSGDREIDKAAINVLLKSFDLIEDAFEKIIKSGSDEINYSSGYDLIKNFVGQTVLAESKDKHDPVATPVPGSDAHGTEAVVANIDSVQENTAAGVYSCVNSFGIISGQHSGEIRENLTALVVDDDFAVRKIFTTYISKFMPCYVAKDGVEAIQAVTESFLGNVPHFDLIIMDIMMPIVDGLQACKAIRQIEDSKNISSFAGESKIFIASGIDDEKIMHKAVYECGADTYLTKPVRLNELRRQLLRYRLIDPE, encoded by the coding sequence ATGAGTAGTGACGAATTTGATATTGACGAGTTTTTGAGTGAATTTGTGTCTGAATGCCGTGATTCCATGGAATTTGCTGTGCAGGATGTGCTTAATCTTGAGACGAAGCGTGATCAAGAATCTGTAGACCGTATTTTTAGGGCTCTGCATAGTGTAAAGGGTAATGCCTCCATGTTCGGCCTACTGAATCTTTCAGAATTTGTGCACAAAGTGGAAGATGCTTGTTCAGATATTCGTTCTGGGGACCGTGAAATAGATAAAGCGGCGATAAATGTCTTGCTCAAAAGCTTTGATTTAATTGAAGATGCTTTTGAAAAGATAATTAAAAGCGGTTCTGATGAAATAAACTACAGCAGTGGTTATGATCTTATCAAGAATTTTGTCGGGCAAACTGTGCTGGCTGAAAGCAAAGATAAACATGATCCGGTAGCAACTCCTGTTCCGGGATCGGATGCACACGGGACTGAAGCAGTTGTTGCAAACATCGACTCTGTGCAGGAAAATACTGCTGCCGGAGTTTATTCGTGTGTGAATTCTTTTGGGATCATCTCCGGCCAGCATTCTGGTGAAATCAGGGAAAATCTTACGGCTTTGGTGGTTGATGATGATTTTGCTGTCCGCAAGATTTTTACGACCTATATTTCTAAATTTATGCCCTGCTATGTTGCCAAAGACGGGGTGGAGGCTATTCAAGCCGTGACGGAGAGCTTTCTCGGTAATGTGCCCCATTTTGATTTGATCATCATGGATATTATGATGCCCATTGTTGACGGACTGCAGGCCTGCAAGGCCATCCGTCAGATCGAAGATAGTAAAAACATATCATCTTTTGCCGGTGAATCAAAAATATTTATTGCCAGTGGTATTGATGACGAGAAGATCATGCACAAGGCTGTTTATGAATGCGGGGCAGATACGTATCTTACCAAGCCTGTTCGTTTAAATGAGCTGCGTAGGCAACTGTTGCGTTACCGGTTAATTGATCCAGAATAA
- the dcm gene encoding DNA (cytosine-5-)-methyltransferase, protein MIKFIDLFAGTGGIRLSLEQACENLGVKTKCVFSSEIDKNACLSYDLNFGVDPYSDIRMIDSLPDFNFLLAGFPCQSFSYAGKRKGFGDTRGTLFFEVERILNDKRPKYFLLENVRGLITHDKGRTYDTIKTKLEDLGYSVDYLLLNTSNFDVPQNRVRIYILGVLEKSIKLTLNSNLGAADTHKFKLNTVNKQLSLFDTSTISVTASRTPKVVKDILEVNPDKKYQCSKDFVLRLRKVVGNDLSQLNGYRLIDYRGGKSIHSWELGVKGDCTSNEVEFMNLLIANRRKKIFGIHQDGKSLTREQIETFYHANNFEEVTSSLLSKGYLSCNERKFNPVCGNMSFEVFKFLDPDGISITLTASDANRLGVVQNNMPRRITPRECARLQGYPDSYKLINNDNAVYKQMGNGVSVPVVKRVLTDFIENNYE, encoded by the coding sequence TTGATTAAATTTATTGATTTGTTTGCAGGTACAGGGGGGATCAGGCTTAGCCTTGAGCAAGCCTGCGAAAATCTTGGTGTTAAAACTAAATGCGTTTTTAGTTCTGAGATAGATAAAAATGCATGCCTATCTTATGATTTGAATTTTGGAGTTGATCCTTATTCTGATATTCGGATGATTGATTCATTACCTGATTTCAATTTCTTGTTAGCAGGGTTTCCGTGTCAATCTTTTTCATATGCTGGTAAGCGAAAAGGCTTTGGAGATACGCGAGGTACTCTTTTTTTTGAGGTCGAAAGGATTTTGAATGATAAAAGACCAAAATATTTTCTTCTTGAAAATGTTAGAGGTTTAATTACTCACGATAAGGGGCGAACATATGATACTATAAAAACAAAGCTTGAAGATCTTGGATACTCAGTTGATTATTTGTTGTTGAACACTAGTAACTTTGATGTCCCACAGAATAGAGTGCGAATTTATATTCTTGGAGTATTAGAAAAAAGTATTAAATTAACACTAAATAGCAATCTTGGTGCAGCTGATACTCATAAATTTAAATTAAATACGGTTAATAAACAATTATCCCTCTTTGATACAAGTACAATATCGGTTACCGCTAGCAGAACGCCTAAAGTTGTAAAAGATATTCTTGAGGTAAACCCTGATAAGAAATACCAATGTTCAAAGGACTTTGTTTTAAGACTCAGAAAAGTTGTTGGAAATGACCTGTCACAATTAAACGGTTATAGATTAATTGATTATAGAGGTGGTAAATCAATTCATTCATGGGAGTTAGGTGTTAAAGGAGATTGCACTTCGAATGAAGTAGAATTTATGAATTTGCTTATAGCCAATCGCAGAAAAAAAATTTTTGGAATTCATCAAGATGGTAAAAGTTTAACACGGGAACAGATTGAAACTTTCTATCACGCTAATAATTTTGAAGAAGTAACTTCGTCTTTGTTAAGTAAGGGGTATTTAAGTTGTAATGAGAGAAAATTTAATCCTGTGTGTGGAAATATGTCCTTTGAAGTTTTTAAGTTTTTGGACCCAGATGGTATTTCAATTACACTCACGGCATCAGATGCGAACAGGCTTGGAGTTGTTCAAAATAATATGCCGCGAAGGATTACACCGCGTGAATGTGCAAGACTTCAGGGGTATCCAGATAGTTATAAATTGATAAATAACGATAATGCTGTCTATAAACAAATGGGAAATGGTGTGTCTGTTCCAGTAGTTAAAAGAGTCCTTACTGATTTTATTGAAAATAATTATGAATAG
- a CDS encoding FecR family protein: MIINRIFQIFIFSACLILISASLTIAGTVTDGPTATPVDFIGSVKTVSGETFLIRKDMRTPVSVGDHLYQGDTLVTSSGSSVGIIFRDDTMLSMGPKSEVRIDEFVFNPADDAMAFLAHVGKGTAQFITGQMSKIAPERMSVETPLATIGIRGTRFLVKVD, from the coding sequence ATGATAATTAATAGAATTTTTCAAATATTCATTTTTTCTGCGTGTCTGATTTTAATATCTGCTTCGCTGACAATTGCAGGAACTGTCACTGATGGGCCTACTGCAACTCCTGTAGATTTTATAGGATCTGTGAAAACAGTTTCCGGTGAAACGTTTTTAATTCGCAAAGACATGCGCACTCCTGTTTCAGTAGGTGATCATTTGTATCAAGGAGATACTCTGGTCACCTCGTCAGGTTCCTCGGTCGGTATTATTTTCCGCGATGACACAATGTTATCTATGGGCCCGAAGTCTGAGGTGCGCATAGATGAATTTGTTTTTAATCCAGCTGATGACGCAATGGCTTTTCTTGCACATGTAGGAAAGGGCACAGCTCAGTTTATAACGGGACAGATGTCTAAAATCGCGCCTGAAAGAATGAGTGTGGAAACACCGCTTGCTACTATAGGTATTCGAGGAACTCGGTTTCTTGTGAAGGTTGATTAG
- a CDS encoding GNAT family N-acetyltransferase → MIRPSAENDFVFLCQLRKLALFEAVENVFGWNETIQNEICRREWEEARPDIIEINGQKAGSYLVQINSDHIYLGRFYLLPKFQGQGIGSKILNDVLALSERENLPIKLCYLQGNRVGSLYTRLGFKIISEDTEFVHMIRPLTTK, encoded by the coding sequence GTGATTCGTCCATCTGCTGAAAATGATTTTGTATTTCTCTGCCAACTTAGGAAGCTAGCTTTATTCGAAGCAGTAGAAAACGTGTTTGGCTGGAACGAAACAATCCAAAATGAAATATGCCGCCGAGAATGGGAAGAGGCTCGGCCAGATATTATTGAAATCAACGGCCAAAAAGCTGGCTCATACTTGGTCCAAATCAATTCGGATCATATATATTTGGGACGTTTCTACCTTCTTCCTAAGTTTCAAGGGCAAGGCATCGGCAGCAAAATTTTAAACGACGTATTGGCTCTCTCCGAACGTGAGAATCTACCAATAAAGCTCTGTTACCTCCAAGGGAATCGAGTTGGAAGCTTGTATACGCGGCTTGGCTTCAAAATCATCTCTGAAGACACAGAATTTGTTCATATGATTAGGCCGTTAACAACAAAGTAG
- a CDS encoding restriction endonuclease produces MQEANRAIEDIEKNAVLWWPEHLNVANAKVSVIPKLLETQDDFLNIIALSKSNPYQVFELLKASKFPANLFLKHLSVLADYGGEPIQRLGRSFSQIFKQNKGKYFITFTWESNTYEYIFQALPIKGLNNTKLFIDGKGLLEKKILNKLYEDMIVLLMFGSTSTVSDEAGLIACEIGTLLGKNEILKKYIKERYINVSRITGGATANSLGQLAQKEVYKYLSDSLSKDFNVTSNGTIQLKGYDKDGGMPFDIVVEKTGSKIGIEVSFQVTTNSTIERKAGQAADRINLMHENGYKIAYILDGAGNFQRRSAVSTICANSDCTIAYTEKEFEFLSQWIGENID; encoded by the coding sequence ATGCAAGAAGCTAATAGAGCTATTGAAGATATCGAAAAAAATGCTGTTTTGTGGTGGCCTGAACACTTAAATGTAGCAAATGCAAAAGTAAGTGTGATTCCGAAACTGTTAGAGACTCAAGATGATTTTTTGAATATTATTGCACTTTCAAAGAGTAATCCTTATCAAGTTTTTGAACTGCTCAAAGCTTCAAAGTTTCCGGCCAATTTATTCTTAAAACATCTCTCTGTGCTTGCTGATTATGGCGGTGAACCTATTCAAAGATTAGGGCGTTCATTTTCTCAGATATTTAAACAAAATAAGGGTAAATACTTTATTACATTCACTTGGGAGTCGAATACTTATGAGTATATTTTTCAAGCTCTGCCAATAAAAGGCTTAAATAATACGAAGTTATTTATTGACGGTAAAGGTTTGCTTGAAAAAAAAATACTGAATAAGTTGTATGAAGATATGATCGTGCTTCTAATGTTTGGTTCTACATCGACGGTTAGTGATGAAGCTGGACTTATTGCATGTGAAATTGGAACTTTACTTGGTAAAAATGAAATTCTTAAGAAATATATAAAAGAACGATATATAAATGTTAGTCGTATTACTGGCGGAGCTACGGCAAACTCCTTAGGACAATTAGCTCAAAAAGAAGTGTATAAGTATCTGTCTGATTCATTAAGTAAAGATTTCAACGTTACAAGTAACGGAACCATACAACTTAAAGGGTATGATAAAGATGGTGGGATGCCTTTTGATATTGTTGTAGAGAAGACCGGCAGTAAAATAGGTATAGAGGTCAGTTTTCAAGTTACGACTAATAGCACTATCGAGCGTAAAGCAGGACAGGCTGCAGATCGTATAAATCTTATGCACGAAAATGGATATAAAATAGCTTATATTTTAGATGGAGCTGGTAATTTTCAAAGGAGATCTGCTGTTTCTACAATTTGTGCAAATAGTGATTGTACAATCGCGTATACAGAAAAAGAATTTGAATTTTTATCGCAGTGGATAGGGGAAAATATTGATTAA
- a CDS encoding peptidylprolyl isomerase, with amino-acid sequence MTKASARHLLVSDEQTCLDLKKQIQDGADFGELAKKHSSCPSGQQGGALGEFRPGQMVPEFDTVVFNEAVGEVHGPVKTQFGYHLLIIDSRED; translated from the coding sequence ATGACAAAAGCATCTGCACGCCATCTTTTGGTTAGTGATGAACAGACCTGTCTGGACCTGAAAAAACAAATTCAGGACGGCGCAGACTTTGGTGAACTAGCAAAAAAACACTCCAGCTGTCCTTCCGGTCAGCAGGGTGGCGCTCTCGGTGAGTTCCGCCCGGGCCAGATGGTCCCGGAATTTGATACCGTTGTGTTCAATGAAGCCGTTGGCGAAGTTCATGGCCCCGTAAAAACACAGTTCGGTTACCACCTGCTGATCATCGATAGCCGCGAAGACTAA
- a CDS encoding outer membrane beta-barrel protein, giving the protein MRVLTFFILLLTIPLTAQAWQGKVIAVDDPTTLVVLKDGQYPIKIKLSGIEPAPDIKSSKGKLECSGIALMKDVDVNEIGKDANNIVLADVTIDGLGLAQELIKAGVAKQTGQISAGTPPIAQVETAPTSNEIISELSEDTQSNSDSEKQYATPEPLPQSVPANPPVIRYVQVQEQPQQLGFWPARQIKTVPLQVAPSPSLTENYATDPNDATSLPAPSTMTKPGDIADQDYNLAVSVKQSRPHKKKAGFFVPKKKSETFIGAAIGTQYSTKSKTDVPYSSFGPSGGLAIRHFYPSGFGLGGDMLISGTSGRSGTIAASSNATNSTSYDYKSKSFNTYTFTASLLYRFYTDSKFSPYIAAQGGYSFFGYPNTDFSLSDGAPVAGGGLGFLYEFDSGFTIGSDVRYLKTFGTKSDDPDGFLNTTINLGYTFD; this is encoded by the coding sequence ATGCGGGTACTGACTTTTTTTATACTTTTATTAACTATTCCATTAACTGCGCAAGCTTGGCAGGGAAAAGTTATTGCAGTTGATGATCCGACGACTCTAGTTGTTCTTAAAGACGGTCAATACCCTATAAAAATCAAATTATCCGGCATTGAGCCAGCTCCTGATATTAAAAGCTCCAAAGGCAAATTGGAATGCAGCGGCATTGCTCTAATGAAAGATGTAGACGTTAATGAAATAGGAAAAGACGCAAACAATATCGTTTTAGCTGATGTTACTATTGACGGTCTGGGACTCGCGCAAGAACTTATCAAGGCAGGAGTTGCCAAACAGACAGGACAAATTTCAGCGGGCACACCGCCGATTGCACAGGTGGAAACGGCCCCTACTTCAAATGAAATAATTTCAGAATTATCTGAAGATACTCAATCAAATTCAGACAGCGAAAAACAATATGCAACCCCTGAACCGTTGCCGCAATCAGTTCCGGCAAATCCTCCTGTTATTAGATATGTTCAGGTTCAAGAACAGCCGCAGCAATTAGGTTTCTGGCCTGCTCGCCAAATTAAGACTGTTCCTTTGCAAGTTGCCCCTTCTCCAAGTTTAACTGAAAATTATGCAACTGACCCTAACGATGCAACCTCTTTGCCAGCTCCATCAACTATGACAAAGCCCGGAGATATTGCTGATCAAGATTATAACCTTGCGGTCAGCGTAAAACAATCAAGACCGCATAAAAAGAAAGCAGGATTTTTTGTTCCAAAGAAAAAGTCAGAAACTTTTATTGGAGCCGCCATAGGCACGCAGTATTCTACCAAATCTAAAACAGATGTTCCGTATTCTTCATTCGGTCCTTCAGGTGGACTCGCTATCCGTCATTTTTATCCTTCAGGGTTCGGGCTCGGCGGGGACATGCTGATTAGTGGCACGTCTGGAAGATCCGGAACAATCGCAGCATCAAGCAATGCTACAAATAGCACCTCTTACGACTATAAATCTAAAAGTTTCAACACGTATACTTTTACGGCTTCTTTACTTTACAGGTTTTATACAGATTCTAAATTTTCGCCGTATATAGCAGCTCAAGGCGGTTATTCTTTTTTCGGCTATCCCAATACTGATTTCAGCCTTTCTGACGGAGCTCCCGTAGCAGGTGGAGGTTTGGGGTTTCTTTACGAATTTGACTCAGGGTTTACCATTGGCTCAGATGTCAGGTACTTAAAAACTTTCGGAACAAAATCCGACGACCCAGACGGTTTTTTAAACACAACAATCAACCTTGGATACACATTCGACTAA
- a CDS encoding substrate-binding periplasmic protein has protein sequence MYKKIVIFNILFILVPCIVYSSNLVITTLDNPPQAYLENDVPNGVLVDIVSAIVKKSGCTCTIKVVPWRRALKMVQIGTADAIFNAGYTADRNEYLFYPSCTLITEKVIALRRKGAGVFLKADLSNAKDYKVGVGRGFYYGKEIQNAIDSNMFMRVEEVPNINLNMEKLKLDRIDMFFADYLPAMKFLDSMNSKADIELIVDPKTGKPIVYGRSDTYLAFSRKTVPNGLAEKINEELVKFKKTGVYDEIIRKYIKDYINLE, from the coding sequence ATGTATAAAAAAATTGTAATATTTAATATTTTATTCATATTGGTTCCATGCATTGTTTATTCAAGTAATCTAGTGATAACTACACTTGATAATCCTCCTCAAGCTTATCTTGAAAACGATGTGCCTAATGGTGTTTTAGTTGATATTGTTTCAGCTATAGTAAAAAAATCTGGATGTACTTGTACAATTAAAGTTGTACCGTGGAGAAGAGCTCTTAAAATGGTACAAATTGGTACCGCAGACGCTATTTTCAACGCCGGGTATACTGCGGATAGAAACGAATATTTGTTTTACCCAAGTTGCACTCTTATTACAGAAAAAGTTATTGCTTTGCGTCGCAAAGGGGCCGGTGTTTTTTTAAAAGCAGATCTTTCTAATGCAAAGGATTATAAAGTAGGTGTCGGCAGAGGTTTTTATTATGGAAAGGAAATTCAAAATGCGATTGATTCGAATATGTTCATGCGTGTTGAAGAGGTCCCTAATATTAATCTGAATATGGAAAAGCTCAAACTGGACAGAATTGATATGTTCTTTGCCGACTATCTTCCGGCTATGAAATTTTTGGATAGTATGAATTCTAAGGCAGATATTGAATTAATTGTAGACCCCAAGACTGGCAAGCCTATAGTTTACGGTCGCTCTGACACTTATCTCGCTTTTTCTAGAAAAACCGTACCGAATGGTTTGGCCGAAAAAATTAATGAAGAATTAGTTAAGTTTAAAAAAACCGGTGTTTACGACGAAATAATCAGAAAATATATTAAAGATTATATAAACTTGGAATAA
- a CDS encoding OmpA family protein, with product MKKNILILICMLFLAGCGQTVVLLPDLDGHVGQVDVTMHEGQTVTLNKALQAVGTKPEVYVMPESEVQKVFSGALAAQPERTERFLLYFYHDSIKMKPESIKLLPEIMKAYRDRLSTDVSVIGHTDAVGDKRYNYGLSLRRAQKIGKMLKKEGIPDDQIQIVSHGEENPLIPTPDGQSQPKNRRVEVLVR from the coding sequence ATGAAAAAAAATATACTTATATTAATTTGCATGCTGTTTCTAGCTGGCTGTGGGCAGACCGTTGTTCTTCTGCCGGATCTTGACGGGCATGTCGGGCAAGTTGATGTCACCATGCACGAAGGGCAGACCGTGACACTGAACAAGGCGCTTCAAGCTGTGGGGACTAAACCTGAAGTTTATGTCATGCCTGAAAGTGAAGTTCAGAAAGTTTTTTCCGGTGCGTTAGCAGCTCAGCCGGAACGTACAGAAAGATTTTTGCTCTATTTTTATCATGATTCAATAAAAATGAAACCAGAGTCAATAAAACTGCTGCCTGAAATTATGAAAGCATATAGGGATCGCTTATCAACTGATGTTTCCGTAATAGGACACACTGATGCTGTTGGAGATAAGCGTTACAATTATGGACTTTCACTTAGGCGGGCTCAGAAAATTGGAAAGATGTTGAAGAAAGAAGGTATCCCGGACGATCAAATTCAAATTGTTTCACATGGTGAAGAAAATCCGCTTATCCCAACTCCCGATGGGCAGAGTCAGCCTAAAAATAGGCGGGTGGAAGTTTTGGTTCGATAA
- a CDS encoding response regulator yields the protein MRNPHVLIVDDSKTIRSLLSSQLRKRSIDVTEAIDGLQGLYRSRERHYDLVITDIIMPNMDGYQLCSEIKKNPATQSTPVIILSTNERNDQIEKGFEVGAAAYITKNNAKKELIPYVHEILNKSKILRDKLILVVDDSKHILNVVKSGLSGAGFKVITASNGVEAYAIASKEIPDLIISDINMPAMNGIEFCEKIQKTPALSRIPFVIMSSGGERRTMRELLHKGASAFLVKPFNIDQLVITAEKLLSDHFKMELQQRELLKTERTLILGSIASLVQALEARDSYTRGHSDAVAAISLKIAKKMSFNTHELERIEFAARLHDLGKIGIRDDILLKPGPLTTPEFALIKQHPELGADILRPIPNMEDIIPAVLYHHERIDGHGYPHGLAGNEIPIWARIIAVADVYDALTTERPYRKAIDHEKAMNIITQNTNLQLCAECIKSFKSVSSDNQVEIENLDLPQRI from the coding sequence ATGCGTAATCCGCATGTATTAATTGTCGATGACAGTAAAACTATACGTTCTTTATTGAGCTCACAGCTCAGAAAGCGAAGTATTGATGTAACTGAAGCTATCGATGGACTCCAAGGTCTATATCGAAGTCGTGAAAGACATTATGATTTAGTAATCACTGATATAATCATGCCTAATATGGATGGATATCAGCTTTGCTCTGAAATTAAGAAGAATCCCGCTACACAATCTACTCCCGTTATAATTCTCTCTACCAATGAAAGAAATGATCAAATCGAAAAAGGATTTGAAGTCGGAGCTGCGGCTTATATTACCAAAAATAATGCTAAGAAAGAGCTTATTCCGTATGTGCACGAAATACTTAATAAATCCAAGATACTCAGAGATAAATTAATTTTAGTCGTCGATGATTCAAAGCATATCCTGAATGTTGTAAAATCCGGCCTTTCCGGCGCAGGATTCAAAGTCATAACAGCTTCAAATGGCGTCGAGGCTTACGCCATTGCTTCTAAAGAAATTCCTGACCTGATCATTTCTGATATCAACATGCCTGCGATGAACGGAATTGAATTTTGCGAAAAGATACAAAAAACACCAGCTCTTTCCAGAATTCCATTTGTCATTATGAGTTCAGGCGGAGAACGCCGAACAATGCGCGAGCTGCTGCATAAAGGAGCTTCGGCTTTTTTGGTTAAACCTTTCAATATAGACCAGCTTGTAATTACTGCTGAAAAACTGCTTAGCGACCATTTCAAAATGGAATTGCAACAACGTGAACTTTTAAAAACTGAAAGAACTCTGATCCTTGGCAGCATAGCAAGCCTTGTCCAAGCTCTGGAAGCTCGCGATTCATATACCCGAGGGCATTCTGATGCGGTTGCAGCCATATCGCTAAAAATTGCGAAAAAAATGTCGTTTAATACTCATGAATTAGAAAGAATAGAGTTCGCGGCCCGCCTTCATGATCTTGGTAAGATAGGAATAAGGGACGATATTCTTTTAAAACCCGGACCGCTGACTACACCTGAGTTTGCATTAATCAAACAGCACCCCGAATTGGGAGCCGATATATTACGCCCGATTCCAAATATGGAGGATATCATTCCGGCAGTCCTTTATCATCATGAAAGGATAGACGGACACGGATACCCTCATGGACTTGCCGGCAATGAAATCCCTATTTGGGCGCGTATTATTGCTGTCGCAGATGTATATGATGCGCTTACAACGGAGCGGCCATATAGAAAAGCAATAGACCACGAAAAAGCCATGAATATCATTACTCAAAACACAAATTTACAATTATGTGCTGAGTGCATAAAATCATTCAAATCTGTAAGCTCAGACAATCAGGTAGAAATTGAAAATTTAGATCTACCCCAGAGAATCTAA
- a CDS encoding DUF4198 domain-containing protein, with product MKKTLVSLFTAIVFFAAAVSAYAHFGMLIPETSIVSPAKKTIEMELSFAHPFEMHGMDLVKPKKFSVYHDGKETDLLSTLKQNKFLDHSAFTTSYKFNRPGMYTFYMEPTPYPEPAEDNYIVHYTKTIVSAFDEGEDWKKPLGVKTEIVPLTRPWGNYAGNVFQGIVLLDGKPAPYTRVEVELYNKDSKLKAPHECMVTQEVLCDGNGVFTFACPKPGWWGFAALNDADYKIEGKSVELGAILWIQMFSY from the coding sequence ATGAAAAAAACTTTAGTATCGTTATTTACAGCAATTGTATTCTTTGCCGCGGCAGTAAGCGCGTATGCACATTTCGGCATGCTGATTCCTGAAACATCTATTGTTTCTCCTGCGAAAAAAACAATAGAGATGGAACTGTCATTTGCGCATCCTTTTGAAATGCACGGAATGGATCTTGTTAAACCCAAAAAATTCAGTGTTTATCATGATGGCAAAGAAACAGATCTGCTAAGCACACTTAAACAAAATAAATTTTTAGATCACAGTGCATTTACCACATCATACAAGTTCAATCGCCCCGGAATGTATACTTTTTATATGGAGCCTACTCCATATCCGGAACCTGCCGAAGACAACTATATCGTCCACTACACAAAAACAATTGTATCCGCTTTTGACGAAGGTGAAGACTGGAAAAAACCTTTAGGTGTAAAAACTGAAATCGTCCCTCTCACCCGCCCTTGGGGTAATTATGCCGGCAACGTTTTTCAGGGTATTGTTTTACTTGACGGAAAACCTGCTCCATACACACGAGTTGAAGTTGAATTGTATAATAAAGATTCAAAATTAAAAGCTCCGCATGAATGTATGGTAACTCAAGAAGTCCTTTGCGATGGGAATGGCGTTTTCACCTTTGCCTGCCCTAAACCTGGATGGTGGGGATTTGCAGCTCTAAATGATGCAGATTATAAAATTGAAGGTAAAAGTGTTGAACTCGGAGCAATCCTCTGGATTCAAATGTTTTCATACTAG
- a CDS encoding response regulator: MKILIAEDDFASRNFLQFLARKFGEVDIAVNGQEALDVFTESLKEGNPYNLIFMDIMMPLKNGLDAAREIRALEKEQGVLPSNEAIIIMTTALSDVKTVFEAFKNSQATDYIVKPFRVESVLNKLTELGIINE, translated from the coding sequence ATGAAGATATTGATTGCAGAAGACGACTTTGCTTCAAGGAATTTTTTACAGTTCCTCGCGAGAAAGTTTGGGGAAGTGGATATTGCCGTGAATGGGCAAGAGGCTTTGGATGTTTTCACTGAGTCTCTGAAAGAAGGTAATCCTTATAATCTGATTTTTATGGATATCATGATGCCGCTAAAAAATGGACTTGATGCCGCTAGAGAGATCAGAGCACTGGAAAAAGAGCAGGGGGTGCTTCCTTCTAATGAGGCGATCATTATTATGACTACAGCCCTTTCAGATGTGAAAACAGTATTTGAAGCGTTTAAGAATAGTCAAGCCACTGATTATATTGTAAAACCGTTTAGAGTGGAAAGCGTGCTGAATAAATTGACTGAATTGGGAATAATAAATGAGTAG